One window of Bactrocera tryoni isolate S06 chromosome 2, CSIRO_BtryS06_freeze2, whole genome shotgun sequence genomic DNA carries:
- the LOC120769211 gene encoding SWI/SNF-related matrix-associated actin-dependent regulator of chromatin subfamily A-like protein 1, whose product MSVCTAAEIAEKRRIALEKLAAKKQRLANASSTATKITSPVQQQRTATGAISTNSFFKQQNHTQTQSDTNAKLQQNSSAKPSAAAINFLNDLKRSNIGKYVNNARNSAQPYPRSPFHNKQNAAATQTASNANPQNLAPVFVVQVSCKVYMISNTRFVAQPSCFHAKLIDVFKTIPSRSYDNLKCTWSFGLQDYELLQERVGGMKPDVSIGTIPKSVISVCRTPPVEIEHSCLSSIEPKLAQKLLPFQQEGVCFAIAHHGRLMICDEMGLGKTYQALAVADFYKESWPLLICTTASVRESWVNHVRELLPSIHVHYIQTLLNNQQYFHDAKVLITSYNMMDKHVDRLLEHKFGFVIFDESHTLKNAKTKCAMAAERLTQKARHVILLSGTPALSRPLELFTQIHLIDRKFMTFKEYTTRYCDGKQTHFGWDATGQSNLQELNVVLKEKFMIRRTKEAVLPQLAEKNRETVLLDPALLATNTESKQNLETLSRDFSTSKGREREDILLRFYSTTAEVKARAVCAYLKNLVKDKIKFIVFAHHRVMLDAISDCLCKLNVNFIRIDGSTKNEARGEYIEKFQTKSSCQVAVLSLRACNAGITLTAAEMIIFAELDWNPSTLAQAESRAHRIGQNKAIICRYLMAPKTADDAIWNMLKNKQDVLNRAGLFCENLQDATHTAAPTGSHKIESYFSPLKKVDPPESSAAASAAHIKPQPVAGGVGDAAQKLDLSKELENIDELFMDDDDDAFKDLMF is encoded by the exons ATGTCTGTTTGTACCGCAGCTGAAATTGCAGAAAAGCGTCGTATTGCATTAGAGAAGTTAGCAGCTAAAAAGCAACGTTTGGCTAACGCTTCATCAactgcaacaaaaataacatctCCAGTGCAACAGCAACGCACAGCTACAGGTGCCATATCAACCAATAGCTTTTTTAAGCAGCAAaatcacacacaaacacaaagtgATACAAATGCAAAACTACAGCAAAATTCGAGCGCTAAGCCCTCCGCTGCAgccataaattttctaaatgacTTAAAGCGAAGTAACATTGGAAAGTATGTAAATAATGCACGCAATTCAGCACAACCTTACCCACGAAGCCCATTTCACAACAAGCAAAATGCTGCTGCAACTCAAACTGCCAGCAATGCGAATCCACAAAATCTAGCACCTGTTTTCGTTGTCCAAGTTAGCTGTAAGGTATATATGATCAGTAATACACGTTTTGTGGCCCAGCCTTCATGTTTCCATGCCAAACTTATTGATGTTTTTAAAACTATACCGTCAAGATCATATG ATAACTTAAAATGTACTTGGAGTTTTGGACTACAAGATTATGAGCTATTGCAAGAACGCGTTGGCGGTATGAAGCCAGACGTAAGCATTGGCACAATACCGAAGAGTGTTATTTCAGTGTGTCGCACACCGCCTGTGGAAATCGAACACTCCTGCTTATCCTCAATCGAACCAAAATTAGCACAGAAACTATTGCCTTTCCAGCAAGAAGGAGTTTG ttttgctATTGCACATCACGGTCGTCTTATGATCTGTGATGAAATGGGTCTTGGCAAAACGTATCAAGCGCTTGCTGTAGCAGACTTTTACAAGGAATCCTGGCCTCTGTTAATTTGTACAACTGCTTCCGTTCG AGAGTCCTGGGTCAATCACGTACGCGAACTGCTACCCAGTATACATGTGCACTACATACAAACGCTGCTAAACAATCAGCAATATTTCCATGATGCAAAAGTTCTTATCACCAGTTACAATATGATGGATAAGCATGTTGATAGGTTATTGGAGCATAAATTCGGTTTTGTAATATTCGATGAATCGCACACTTTGAAAAATGCCAAAACTAAATGCGCCATGGCTGCGGAACGTTTAACACAAAAAGCGCGACATGTGATATTGCTTTCGGGCACACCGGCCCTATCGCGGCCCCTAGAATTATTCACACAAATTCATCTCATCGATCGCAAATTTATGACTTTTAAGGAATATA CTACTCGTTACTGTGATGGCAAGCAAACGCATTTTGGCTGGGATGCGACTGGTCAGTCGAATCTGCAAGAACTAAATGTTGtgctaaaagaaaaatttatgatAAGACGCACAAAAGAGGCAGTGCTGCCACAGTTGGCCGAAAAGAATCG CGAAACGGTGCTGCTAGACCCAGCGCTTTTGGCAACCAATACGGAATCGAAGCAAAATTTGGAAACGCTTAGCAGAGATTTCTCCACAAGCAAAGGACGTGAACGCGAAGATATACTTCTAAGGTTCTATTCAACGACGGCTGAGGTCAAAGCGCGTGCTGTGTG CGCTTACTTAAAGAACTTGGTGAaagacaaaataaaattcattgtgTTTGCACATCATCGCGTCATGCTCGACGCCATAAGCGATTGCTTGTGCAAATTAAATGTGAACTTTATACGCATTGATGGCTCTACCAAAAATGAGGCGCGCGGG gaatatatagaaaaatttcaaacaaaatcgTCGTGTCAAGTTGCTGTGCTCTCATTGCGCGCCTGTAATGCAGGCATCACGCTAACTGCGGCCGAAATGATTATTTTCGCCGAATTGGACTGGAATCCAAGT ACCTTAGCGCAGGCGGAGAGTCGCGCACATCGCATCGGCCAAAATAAAGCGATCATATGCCGTTACTTAATGGCGCCGAAAACAGCTGATGATGCCATATGGAACATGCTGAAAAACAAGCAGGATGTTTTGAACCGTGCTGGTCTATTCTGTGAGAACTTGCAGGATGCCACGCACACCGCAGCGCCTACAGGG tcaCATAAAATTGAAAGCTACTTTTCGCCGTTGAAAAAGGTTGATCCACCTGAATCAAGCGCTGCGGCTAGCGCTGCGCACATCAAACCACAACCAGTCGCTGGCGGTGTAGGCGATGCAGCGCAGAAGTTGGATTTGAGCAAGGAATTGGAGAATATCGATGAATTATTTATGGATGACGATGATGACGCGTTCAAGGACTTgatgttttga
- the LOC120768347 gene encoding geranylgeranyl transferase type-1 subunit beta: protein MSHDALNIEGVKQEPALLKKHAKFFVRFLNLLPARLASHDSTRGTIAFFAVCGLDVLNSLPLLTKEMQKDVIEWIYGGLVTSNPEKQQNCSGFQGSRCVNIISDDEQLQANARNYQWGHLAMTYTGIGILATLGDDLSRIDRKSIVDGVAAVQRPDGSFSACVDGSENDMRFVFCAAAICHMLDYWGDVDKEKMFEFITSCIRYDNGFSQYLEGEAHGGTTFCALAALELSGQLHRLDVTTIENIKRWLIFRQVNGFQGRPNKAVDTCYSFWIGAALRILGAFELIDYEENRAYIMETQDSIVGGFSKWPQSTTDPFHTYFGLCGLSFMNEPGLSAVMPSLNISMRAYNRLQQLHAQWQVESTDDRFVSNNKSASSKLNSDENSTSVTSPLIEAQ, encoded by the exons GTCTGGCTTCACATGACTCCACCAGAGGCACCATTGCATTCTTCGCAGTGTGCGGATTGGATGTACTTAATTCGCTACCACTACTGACAAAAGAAATGCAAAAGGATGTCATTGAATGGATTTACGGTGGCCTTGTGACTTCAAATCCGGAAAAACAGCAAAATTGCAGCGGCTTTCAG GGTTCACGTTGCGTGAATATCATTTCCGATGACGAGCAATTGCAGGCCAATGCCAGAAACTATCAGTGGGGGCACCTTGCGATGACATATACCGGTATTGGCATATTAGCTACTCTTGGTGATGATTTGAGCCGCATAGACCGAAAAAGCATTGTCGATG GTGTCGCCGCGGTACAGCGTCCAGATGGTAGTTTCAGCGCTTGCGTCGACGGCAGTGAAAACGACATGCGCTTCGTTTTTTGTGCCGCTGCCATATGTCACATGCTCGACTATTGGGGCGATGTAGATAAGGAGAAAATGTTTGAGTTCATAACCAGCTGTATA CGTTATGATAACGGCTTCAGCCAGTATTTAGAGGGTGAAGCGCACGGTGGTACTACATTTTGTGCTTTGGCTGCGCTTGAGCTGAGCGGCCAATTACATCGATTGGATGTAACAACgatagaaaacataaaacgcTGGTTGATTTTCAGACag gtAAATGGTTTCCAAGGTCGTCCAAATAAAGCAGTAGACACATGCTATTCATTTTGGATAGGTGCAGCGCTGCGCATATTGGGTGCCTTTGAGTTAATAGATTACGAAGAGAATCGTGCTTACATTATGGAGACACAAGACAGCATTGTCGGTGGTTTTTCGAAATGGCCACAATCCACAACAGATCCTTTTCATACATATTTCGGTCTGTGTGGGCTTTCGTTCATGAATGAGCCTGGTCTATCAGCAGTTATGCCCAGTTTGAATATATCAATGCGCGCTTACAATCGTCTGCAACAATTACATGCACAGTGGCAAGTGGAGAGTACAGATGATCGATTTGTTAGCAACAACAAGTCAGCGTCGTCAAAACTTAACAGTGATGAAAATTCAACGTCCGTTACCTCGCCGCTTATAGAAGCACAATAA
- the LOC120768349 gene encoding F-box/LRR-repeat protein 15 isoform X1 — MCSVEGEENHLASMALAVSYSSTKVSFFDISWQDVLIPMVADFLTLKDLFNLRCCSKTAKRFAEAAFERRKDINLAGNNSHNVELAFAVLGKCCRRVENLHLARCHWLTDEYLLPLLAENRRLRVVNLNECVNITPLALQPIIIECKELRILKLSKCQWLTTGAVDALTLHHSNLVEFDISYCTAIGERCLIIFFRKLNKLNVLSLANTPSVTDQVLIQIANYCRSLEHINLVGCAAISDYGIHALTTTCQQLQSLMVHRCPNVTERVLAPLRGRLFIDRPQLGYNIPAMQGHINCLYLQV, encoded by the exons ATGTGCAGCGTAGAAGGAGAGGAGAATCATTTGGCCTCAATGGCCTTAGCAGTATCCTATAGCAGTACAAAGGTGTCATTCTTCGATATAAGTTGGCAGGATGTGCTGATACCTATGGTAGCGGATTTTCTTACACTCAAGGATCTATTTAACTTGCGTTGCTGTTCGAAAACTGCCAAACGCTTCGCCGAAGCTGCATTTGAACGGCGCAAAGACATTAACTTGGCCGGAAATAATAGCCACAATGTTGAGTTAGCATTCGCCGTGCTGGGAAAATGCTGTCGTCGTGTAGAGAACTTGCACCTAGCACGTTGCCATTGGTTAACAGATGAATACTTATTGCCGTTATTAGCTGAAAACAGACGCTTACGCGTAGTCAACTTGAATGAATGCGTGAATATTACGCCACTAGCCTTGCAGCCCATCATTATAGAGTGCAAGGAGTTGCGCATTTTGAAACTCTCTAAATGCCAGTGGTTAACAACAGGCGCGGTAGATGCGCTGACTTTACACCATAGTAATTTGGTGGAATTCGACATTTCATATTGTACAGCAATTGGAGAGCgttgtttaataatattttttaggaagttaaataaactaaatGTATTATCATTAGCCAATACACCCAGCGTGACGGACCAGGTGTTAATACAGATTGCCAACTACTGCCGCAGTTTGGAGCATATTAATTTGGTGGGATGCGCTGCCATTTCCGATTATGGCATACA CGCTCTAACAACAACGTGTCAGCAACTCCAATCGTTGATGGTGCATCGATGTCCGAATGTGACTGAGCGAGTATTGGCGCCTCTACGTGGTCGTCTCTTCATTGACCGACCGCAACTGGGCTATAACATACCGGCAATGCAGGGGCATATTAATTGCCTTTACTTGCAGGTTTAA
- the LOC120768349 gene encoding F-box/LRR-repeat protein 15 isoform X2 produces MCSVEGEENHLASMALAVSYSSTKVSFFDISWQDVLIPMVADFLTLKDLFNLRCCSKTAKRFAEAAFERRKDINLAGNNSHNVELAFAVLGKCCRRVENLHLARCHWLTDEYLLPLLAENRRLRVVNLNECVNITPLALQPIIIECKELRILKLSKCQWLTTGAVDALTLHHSNLVEFDISYCTAIGERCLIIFFRKLNKLNVLSLANTPSVTDQVLIQIANYCRSLEHINLVGCAAISDYGIHAIATYCTQLRSLLVQRCPRVTERSLAPLRKRAHIDRQSQLDMYLNDFYPSDFLIY; encoded by the exons ATGTGCAGCGTAGAAGGAGAGGAGAATCATTTGGCCTCAATGGCCTTAGCAGTATCCTATAGCAGTACAAAGGTGTCATTCTTCGATATAAGTTGGCAGGATGTGCTGATACCTATGGTAGCGGATTTTCTTACACTCAAGGATCTATTTAACTTGCGTTGCTGTTCGAAAACTGCCAAACGCTTCGCCGAAGCTGCATTTGAACGGCGCAAAGACATTAACTTGGCCGGAAATAATAGCCACAATGTTGAGTTAGCATTCGCCGTGCTGGGAAAATGCTGTCGTCGTGTAGAGAACTTGCACCTAGCACGTTGCCATTGGTTAACAGATGAATACTTATTGCCGTTATTAGCTGAAAACAGACGCTTACGCGTAGTCAACTTGAATGAATGCGTGAATATTACGCCACTAGCCTTGCAGCCCATCATTATAGAGTGCAAGGAGTTGCGCATTTTGAAACTCTCTAAATGCCAGTGGTTAACAACAGGCGCGGTAGATGCGCTGACTTTACACCATAGTAATTTGGTGGAATTCGACATTTCATATTGTACAGCAATTGGAGAGCgttgtttaataatattttttaggaagttaaataaactaaatGTATTATCATTAGCCAATACACCCAGCGTGACGGACCAGGTGTTAATACAGATTGCCAACTACTGCCGCAGTTTGGAGCATATTAATTTGGTGGGATGCGCTGCCATTTCCGATTATGGCATACA TGCAATCGCAACGTATTGCACTCAGCTACGTTCACTACTCGTGCAACGTTGTCCGCGTGTAACGGAGCGTTCTTTAGCACCGCTACGCAAACGCGCGCACATCGATCGACAAAGTCAATTAGACATGTATCTGAACGATTTCTATCCCAgtgattttcttatttattaa